A section of the Pseudomonas fluorescens genome encodes:
- the aqpZ gene encoding aquaporin Z, with product MSLFKRSVTEGLGTFWLVLGGCGSAVLAAAFPDVGIGLLGVSLAFGLTVLTMAFAIGHISGCHLNPAVTVGLVVGGRFPGKEMPAYIVAQVIGGVVAAALLYFIASGKPGFELASGLASNGYGEHSPGGYSMAAGFVTELVMTAMFVLIILGATDRRAPAGLAPIAIGLGLTLIHLISIPVTNTSVNPARSTGPALIVGGWAIQQLWLFWLAPILGAVIGGITYRWLGKEETA from the coding sequence ATGTCTCTGTTCAAACGTTCCGTTACAGAAGGGTTAGGTACGTTTTGGCTGGTATTGGGAGGTTGCGGGAGTGCGGTTCTGGCCGCAGCGTTCCCCGATGTCGGAATCGGCCTGCTGGGTGTCTCCCTGGCATTCGGGCTTACCGTACTGACCATGGCCTTTGCCATTGGCCATATCAGCGGCTGTCACCTCAACCCGGCCGTCACCGTGGGTCTGGTGGTCGGCGGCAGGTTCCCGGGCAAGGAAATGCCAGCGTATATCGTCGCGCAAGTCATTGGTGGCGTCGTGGCAGCAGCCTTGCTGTACTTCATTGCCAGTGGCAAACCCGGCTTCGAACTGGCTTCAGGGTTGGCGTCCAATGGCTACGGTGAACATTCGCCAGGTGGGTATTCGATGGCGGCGGGGTTTGTCACTGAACTGGTGATGACCGCGATGTTCGTGCTGATCATCCTCGGTGCCACCGACCGTCGTGCCCCTGCTGGCCTGGCGCCAATCGCCATTGGCCTGGGGCTGACGCTGATTCACCTGATCTCGATCCCGGTCACCAACACCTCGGTCAACCCGGCCCGCAGCACCGGCCCTGCACTGATTGTCGGCGGTTGGGCGATCCAACAACTGTGGCTGTTCTGGCTGGCGCCGATCCTTGGCGCAGTGATCGGTGGCATCACCTACCGTTGGTTGGGCAAGGAAGAAACTGCCTGA
- a CDS encoding ABC transporter ATP-binding protein — protein sequence MLYRRFEQLIDIFRDAPSAAPPDKVLPFYLYYLRQVWPCFAALLVVGLIGALIEVALFSYLSRIIDLAQGTPPANFFQIHATELIWMAVVALLLRPIFGALHDLLVHQTISPGMTSLIRWQNHSYVLKQSLNFFQNDFAGRIAQRIMQTGNSLRDSAVAAVDAIWHVAIYAISSLVLFAEADWRLMIPLVTWIIAYSLTLRYFVPRVKERSVISSEARSKLMGRIVDGYTNITTLKLFAHTQSEQEYAKEAMIEQTEKTQLASRVVTSMDVVITSMNGLLIVTTTGLALWLWTQSLISVGAIALATGLVIRIVNMSGWIMWVVNGIFENIGMVQDGLKTIAQPLAVIDRENAPRLNVPHGEVRFEQVDFHYGKRSGIISGLNLVIEPGEKIGLIGPSGAGKSTLVNLLLRLYDLQGGRILIDGQNIAEVAQESLRERIGMITQDTSLLHRSIRDNLLYGKPDATDQELWEAIRKARADEFIPLLSDAEGRTGLDAHVGERGVKLSGGQRQRIAIARVLLKDAPILIMDEATSALDSEVEAAIQESLETLMQGKTVIAIAHRLSTIARMDRLVVLEKGQIAESGSHAQLLAHGGLYSRLWQHQTGGFVGID from the coding sequence ATGCTCTATCGTCGTTTTGAACAACTGATCGATATCTTCCGCGATGCTCCCAGCGCGGCACCTCCCGATAAAGTCCTGCCCTTCTACCTCTATTACCTGCGCCAGGTGTGGCCGTGTTTCGCCGCGCTGCTGGTGGTGGGCCTGATTGGTGCGCTGATCGAGGTGGCGCTGTTCAGCTACCTGAGCCGCATCATCGACCTGGCCCAGGGCACGCCGCCGGCCAATTTCTTCCAGATCCACGCCACCGAGCTGATCTGGATGGCGGTGGTCGCCCTGCTGCTGCGCCCGATCTTCGGCGCCCTGCACGACCTGCTGGTACACCAGACCATCAGCCCCGGCATGACCAGCCTGATCCGCTGGCAGAACCACAGCTATGTGCTCAAGCAAAGCCTGAACTTCTTCCAGAACGATTTTGCCGGGCGCATTGCCCAGCGCATCATGCAGACCGGCAACTCGCTACGCGACTCGGCGGTGGCTGCCGTCGATGCCATCTGGCACGTGGCGATCTATGCCATCAGTTCCCTGGTGCTGTTTGCCGAGGCCGACTGGCGCCTGATGATCCCACTGGTCACGTGGATCATCGCCTACAGCCTGACGCTGCGTTACTTCGTGCCGCGGGTCAAGGAACGCTCGGTGATTTCCTCCGAGGCGCGCTCCAAACTGATGGGCCGTATCGTCGATGGCTACACCAACATCACCACCTTGAAGCTGTTCGCTCACACTCAGTCCGAGCAGGAATACGCCAAGGAAGCGATGATCGAGCAGACCGAAAAAACCCAGCTGGCCAGCCGCGTGGTCACCAGCATGGACGTGGTCATCACCAGCATGAACGGCCTGCTGATCGTCACCACCACCGGCCTGGCCCTGTGGTTATGGACACAGTCGCTGATTTCGGTGGGGGCCATTGCCCTGGCTACCGGCCTGGTGATCCGCATCGTCAACATGTCTGGCTGGATCATGTGGGTGGTCAACGGCATTTTCGAGAACATCGGCATGGTCCAGGACGGCCTGAAAACCATCGCCCAGCCGCTGGCGGTGATCGACCGCGAAAACGCCCCGCGCCTGAACGTGCCCCACGGCGAAGTGCGCTTCGAGCAGGTGGATTTCCACTACGGCAAGCGCAGCGGCATCATCAGTGGCCTGAACCTGGTCATTGAACCTGGGGAAAAGATCGGCCTGATCGGCCCCTCCGGTGCCGGCAAGTCGACCCTGGTCAACCTGCTGCTGCGCCTCTACGACCTGCAAGGCGGGCGCATCCTGATCGACGGCCAGAACATCGCCGAAGTGGCCCAGGAAAGCCTGCGCGAACGCATCGGCATGATTACCCAGGACACCTCGCTGCTGCACCGCTCGATCCGCGACAACCTGCTGTATGGCAAGCCCGACGCCACCGACCAGGAACTCTGGGAAGCGATCCGCAAGGCGCGTGCCGATGAATTTATCCCATTGCTGTCGGATGCCGAGGGCCGCACTGGCCTGGACGCCCATGTCGGTGAGCGTGGGGTGAAACTCTCCGGCGGGCAACGCCAGCGCATCGCTATCGCCCGGGTGCTGCTCAAGGACGCACCGATCCTGATCATGGACGAGGCCACTTCGGCCCTGGACTCGGAAGTGGAAGCGGCGATCCAGGAAAGCCTGGAAACCCTGATGCAAGGCAAGACGGTCATTGCCATCGCTCACCGCCTGTCCACCATTGCGCGAATGGACAGGCTGGTGGTCCTGGAAAAAGGCCAGATCGCCGAGAGTGGCAGCCATGCCCAGTTGCTGGCACATGGCGGCCTGTACTCGCGACTGTGGCAGCACCAGACCGGAGGATTCGTCGGTATCGACTGA
- a CDS encoding peptidylprolyl isomerase, with protein MLKKIALFAGSVLFAANLMAADAKAPHVVLDTSFGKIEIELDPVKAPISSKNFLEYVKSGFYTNTIFHRVIPGFMVQGGGFTAQMIQKDTKDPIRNEASNGLHNVRGTLSMARTSNPNSATSQFFINVADNAFLDPGRDAGYAVFAKVVSGMDVVDQIVNSQTTTKQGMQNVPIDPVLIKSAKIID; from the coding sequence ATGCTGAAAAAAATCGCCCTCTTTGCCGGTTCTGTTCTGTTTGCTGCCAACCTGATGGCGGCTGACGCCAAGGCACCGCATGTCGTGTTGGACACCAGCTTTGGCAAAATCGAAATCGAACTGGACCCGGTCAAGGCACCCATCTCCAGCAAGAACTTCCTGGAGTATGTGAAGAGTGGCTTCTATACCAACACCATCTTCCACCGTGTGATTCCAGGCTTCATGGTCCAGGGCGGTGGCTTCACTGCACAAATGATCCAGAAAGACACCAAGGACCCGATCCGCAACGAAGCCAGCAACGGCTTGCATAACGTGCGCGGCACCCTGTCGATGGCACGTACCTCCAACCCCAACTCGGCTACCAGCCAGTTCTTCATCAACGTTGCCGACAATGCCTTCCTCGATCCAGGTCGCGATGCTGGCTACGCGGTTTTCGCCAAAGTGGTCAGCGGCATGGACGTGGTCGACCAGATCGTCAACTCACAGACCACTACCAAGCAAGGCATGCAAAACGTGCCCATCGATCCTGTGCTCATCAAGTCGGCCAAAATCATCGACTGA
- a CDS encoding alpha/beta fold hydrolase, with product MAYFEHEGCTLHYEEYGHGEPLILIHGLGSSCQDWELQVPVLARHYRLIVVDVRGHGRSDKPRERYSITGFTADLAALIEHLQLPAAHVVGLSMGGMIAFQLAVDQPQMLRSLCIVNSAPEVKVRSADDYWQWAKRWSLARLLSLNTIGKALGDRLFPKPEQADLRRKMTERWARNDKRAYLASFDAIVGWGVQERLSRITCPTLVISADHDYTPVAHKEIYVKLLPDARLVVIEDSRHATPLDQPETFNAILLDFLKTVPTTTQDH from the coding sequence ATGGCCTATTTCGAACATGAAGGTTGCACTCTGCATTACGAGGAATATGGCCATGGCGAGCCGCTGATCCTGATCCACGGCCTGGGCTCCAGTTGCCAGGATTGGGAATTGCAGGTGCCGGTACTGGCCCGTCATTACCGTTTGATTGTGGTAGATGTACGCGGCCACGGCCGCTCCGACAAACCCCGGGAGCGCTACAGCATCACCGGCTTTACCGCCGACCTGGCGGCATTGATCGAACACCTGCAATTGCCCGCTGCCCATGTGGTGGGCCTGTCGATGGGGGGGATGATCGCCTTTCAACTGGCGGTCGACCAACCGCAGATGCTCAGGAGCCTGTGCATCGTCAACAGCGCGCCCGAGGTCAAGGTGCGCAGCGCAGACGACTACTGGCAATGGGCCAAGCGCTGGAGCCTGGCGCGCCTCCTCAGCTTGAACACCATCGGCAAGGCGCTCGGCGACAGGTTGTTCCCCAAACCTGAACAGGCCGACCTGCGGCGCAAGATGACCGAACGCTGGGCAAGAAACGACAAACGTGCTTACCTCGCCAGCTTCGATGCGATTGTGGGCTGGGGGGTGCAGGAACGACTTTCGAGGATCACCTGTCCAACCCTGGTCATCAGCGCCGACCACGACTACACCCCTGTGGCGCACAAAGAAATCTATGTAAAACTGCTGCCCGATGCGCGGTTGGTGGTGATCGAGGACTCGCGTCACGCCACGCCGCTGGACCAACCCGAAACGTTCAACGCAATCCTGCTCGACTTTCTAAAGACCGTTCCAACCACTACCCAGGATCACTGA
- a CDS encoding LysR family transcriptional regulator: protein MKAPRVTLDQWRTLQAVVDHGGFAQAAEVLHRSQSSVSYTVARMQDQLGVPLLRIDGRKAVLTEAGEVLLRRSRQLVKNASQLEDLAHHMEQGWEAEVRLVVDAAYPNARLVRALTAFMPQSRGCRVRLREEVLSGVEELLIEGVADLAISGFSIPGYLGTEMSDVEFVAVAHPEHSLHRLNRELSFQDLESQMQVVIRDSGRQQPRDVGWLGAEQRWTVGSLATAAAFVGSGLGFAWLPRHMIERELKEGVLKQLPLEQGASRHPTFYLYSNKDKPLGPATQILVELLRTFDTAPLDAPFAAPRQA, encoded by the coding sequence TTGAAAGCGCCCCGCGTGACCCTTGATCAATGGCGCACGTTGCAAGCCGTGGTTGACCATGGCGGCTTCGCCCAGGCAGCCGAAGTGCTGCACCGCTCGCAATCCTCGGTGAGCTACACCGTAGCCCGCATGCAAGACCAGTTGGGCGTGCCCCTGTTGCGCATCGATGGGCGCAAGGCCGTGCTCACCGAAGCCGGCGAAGTGCTGTTGCGCCGCTCCCGGCAATTGGTGAAGAACGCCAGCCAGTTGGAAGACCTGGCCCATCATATGGAACAAGGTTGGGAGGCCGAAGTGCGCCTGGTGGTCGATGCCGCCTACCCCAACGCCCGCCTGGTGCGCGCCCTCACCGCCTTTATGCCGCAAAGCCGTGGCTGCCGCGTGCGCCTGCGTGAAGAAGTGCTGTCGGGCGTCGAGGAGTTGCTGATTGAGGGCGTGGCAGACCTGGCGATCAGCGGCTTCAGTATCCCCGGCTACCTGGGCACGGAAATGAGCGACGTGGAATTTGTCGCCGTGGCCCACCCCGAGCACTCGCTGCACCGGCTAAACCGAGAGTTGAGCTTCCAGGACCTGGAAAGCCAGATGCAAGTGGTGATCCGTGACTCCGGTCGCCAGCAACCGCGGGACGTCGGCTGGCTCGGCGCCGAGCAGCGCTGGACCGTGGGTAGCCTGGCCACCGCCGCCGCCTTCGTCGGCAGCGGCCTGGGGTTTGCCTGGCTGCCCCGGCACATGATCGAGCGCGAACTCAAGGAAGGCGTGCTCAAGCAACTGCCCCTGGAACAAGGCGCCAGCCGCCATCCGACGTTCTACCTGTACTCGAACAAGGACAAGCCCCTGGGCCCGGCCACGCAGATTCTCGTCGAACTGCTGCGCACCTTTGACACCGCACCGCTGGACGCACCCTTTGCCGCCCCCCGGCAAGCCTGA
- a CDS encoding FMN-dependent NADH-azoreductase encodes MSHILIIESSARQRDSISRQLTQQFISQWQAAHPADQITVRDLAISPVPHLDANLLGGWMKPAQQRNADEQASLDRSNELTEELLAADVLVMAAPMYNFAIPSTLKAWLDHVLRAGVTFKYTATGPQGLLHGKRAIVLTARGGIHTGATSDHQEPYLRQVMAFIGIHDVTCIHAEGVNLGGEFQEKGVNHAKALLAQVA; translated from the coding sequence ATGTCCCATATTCTGATCATCGAAAGCAGCGCCCGCCAGCGGGACTCCATCTCCCGCCAACTGACCCAGCAGTTCATCAGCCAATGGCAGGCTGCCCATCCGGCCGATCAGATCACCGTGCGCGACCTGGCCATTAGCCCGGTGCCGCACCTGGACGCCAACCTGTTGGGTGGCTGGATGAAACCGGCGCAACAGCGCAACGCCGATGAGCAGGCTTCCCTGGACCGCTCCAACGAGCTGACCGAAGAGCTGCTGGCCGCCGACGTGCTGGTGATGGCCGCGCCGATGTACAACTTTGCCATCCCCAGCACCCTCAAGGCGTGGCTCGATCATGTATTGCGCGCTGGTGTGACCTTCAAGTACACCGCCACCGGCCCTCAGGGTCTATTGCATGGCAAGCGGGCCATTGTGCTCACCGCGCGTGGGGGGATTCACACCGGAGCGACGTCCGATCATCAGGAACCTTATCTGCGCCAGGTCATGGCTTTCATCGGCATTCATGACGTCACCTGCATTCATGCCGAAGGGGTGAACCTGGGTGGCGAATTCCAGGAAAAGGGTGTGAACCATGCCAAGGCCCTGTTGGCACAGGTTGCCTGA
- a CDS encoding carboxylate/amino acid/amine transporter gives MGYLLIVTLIQAFSFSLIGEYLAGHVDSYFAVLVRVLLAGLVFIPLTRWRSVEPGFMRGMLLIGALQFGVTYVCLYLSFRVLTVPEVLLFTILTPLHVTLIEDALNRRFNPWALVAALVAVAGAAVIRFDQVNPDFFMGFLLLQLANFTYAAGQVLYRRLVARHPSDLPHYRRFGYFYLGALAVVLPAFLLFGKANYLPEAPLQWGVLVFLGLVSTALGLYWWNKGACLVNGGTLAVMNNLHVPVGLLLNLLIWNQHEPLGRLFLGGAVLVAAVWISRLGVRPALGLANR, from the coding sequence ATGGGCTATTTACTGATTGTCACGCTGATCCAGGCGTTTTCCTTCAGCCTGATCGGCGAATACCTGGCCGGTCACGTCGACAGCTATTTCGCCGTGCTGGTGCGTGTGCTGCTGGCGGGGCTGGTGTTTATCCCGCTGACCCGCTGGCGGTCGGTGGAGCCTGGGTTCATGCGCGGCATGCTATTGATCGGTGCGTTGCAGTTCGGCGTGACGTACGTGTGCCTGTATTTGAGCTTTCGCGTGCTGACGGTGCCGGAGGTGCTGCTGTTCACCATCCTCACGCCGTTGCATGTGACCTTGATCGAAGATGCGCTGAACCGACGCTTCAACCCCTGGGCGTTGGTGGCGGCACTGGTGGCGGTAGCGGGCGCGGCGGTGATCCGTTTTGACCAGGTCAACCCGGACTTCTTCATGGGCTTCTTGCTGCTGCAACTGGCCAACTTCACCTACGCTGCCGGGCAAGTGCTGTACCGGCGCCTGGTGGCCAGGCATCCGAGCGATCTGCCGCACTATCGGCGCTTTGGCTATTTCTACCTGGGGGCACTGGCGGTGGTATTGCCGGCGTTCTTGTTGTTCGGCAAGGCCAACTACCTGCCTGAAGCGCCGTTGCAGTGGGGAGTCCTGGTGTTTCTTGGGCTGGTCAGTACGGCGTTGGGCTTGTACTGGTGGAACAAGGGCGCGTGCCTGGTCAATGGTGGCACCCTGGCGGTGATGAACAACCTGCATGTGCCGGTGGGGCTGTTGCTCAACCTGCTGATCTGGAACCAGCATGAACCGTTGGGGCGATTGTTCCTGGGTGGGGCGGTGTTAGTGGCGGCGGTGTGGATCAGTCGGTTGGGCGTGCGCCCGGCTTTAGGGCTTGCCAACCGGTGA
- a CDS encoding mechanosensitive ion channel family protein, whose product MDIKQLWLNVQDLWGALDQHPLLHSSLALLVLLVVALLVGRVARYLILHAVKLLGRQPALHWLNDLRHNKVFHRLAQMTPSLVIQFGLHLVPELSKTSALFIGNVALAFTILFQVLAMSALLNALLDIYARTEHARTRSIKGYVQLAKMVLFVFGAIIIVATLIDRSPLLLLSGLGAMSAVILLVYKDTLLSFVASVQLTSNDMLRVGDWIEMPQVGADGDVVDITLHTVKVQNFDKTIVSIPTWRLMSESFKNWRGMQASGGRRIKRSLFIDAAGVRFLRDDEEMRMTQVHLLTDYISRKQAELKAWNEAQGHSAQLSANRRRMTNLGTFRAYALAYLKSHPDIQPNMTCMVRQMQTTSQGVPLEIYCFTRTTAWADYERIQGDIFDYLLAVLPEFGLSLYQQPSGNDLRAGVLPAVLGASHLPAPEKAAL is encoded by the coding sequence ATGGATATCAAACAGCTCTGGCTCAACGTCCAGGACCTCTGGGGTGCCCTGGACCAACATCCGCTACTGCATTCAAGCCTGGCCTTGCTGGTGCTCCTGGTGGTGGCCCTGCTGGTCGGACGGGTGGCACGCTACCTGATCCTGCATGCCGTCAAATTGCTCGGCCGCCAACCCGCATTGCACTGGCTCAATGACCTGCGGCATAACAAGGTCTTCCATCGCCTGGCACAGATGACGCCGTCGCTGGTGATTCAGTTCGGCCTGCACCTGGTGCCGGAGTTGAGCAAGACCAGCGCGCTGTTCATCGGCAATGTGGCGTTGGCGTTCACCATCCTGTTCCAGGTCCTGGCCATGAGCGCCCTGCTCAACGCCCTGCTGGATATCTACGCACGCACCGAACATGCCCGCACGCGTTCGATCAAGGGCTATGTGCAACTGGCAAAAATGGTGTTGTTCGTGTTTGGCGCGATCATCATCGTCGCCACATTGATCGACCGCTCACCGCTGCTGCTGCTATCCGGCCTGGGTGCGATGTCGGCCGTGATCCTGTTGGTGTACAAGGACACCCTGTTGTCGTTTGTCGCCAGCGTGCAACTGACCAGCAACGATATGCTGCGGGTCGGCGACTGGATCGAAATGCCCCAGGTCGGCGCCGATGGCGACGTGGTGGACATCACCTTGCATACGGTCAAGGTGCAGAACTTCGACAAGACCATCGTCTCGATCCCCACGTGGCGCCTGATGTCCGAATCGTTCAAGAACTGGCGCGGCATGCAGGCTTCGGGCGGGCGGCGGATCAAGCGCAGCCTGTTTATCGACGCGGCGGGCGTGCGCTTCCTGCGCGACGATGAAGAAATGCGGATGACCCAGGTCCACCTGCTGACCGACTACATCAGCCGCAAACAGGCGGAATTGAAGGCCTGGAACGAAGCCCAGGGCCACAGCGCGCAGTTGTCGGCCAACCGCCGGCGGATGACCAACCTGGGGACTTTCCGTGCCTACGCGCTGGCGTACCTCAAGAGCCATCCGGATATCCAGCCGAACATGACCTGCATGGTGCGCCAGATGCAGACCACCTCCCAGGGTGTGCCCCTGGAAATCTACTGCTTTACCCGCACCACGGCCTGGGCCGATTACGAGCGGATCCAGGGGGATATCTTTGACTACCTGTTGGCAGTGCTGCCGGAGTTTGGCTTGAGCCTTTACCAGCAACCCAGTGGCAATGACCTGCGGGCCGGAGTGCTACCGGCGGTGCTGGGTGCCAGCCACCTGCCAGCCCCTGAAAAAGCTGCGCTATAA
- a CDS encoding DEAD/DEAH box helicase has product MFSQFALHERLLKAVAELKFVEPTPVQAAAIPLALEGRDLRVTAQTGSGKTAAFVLPILNRLIGPAKIRVSIKTLILLPTRELAQQTLKEVERFSQFTFIKSGLITGGEDFKVQAAMLRKVPDILIGTPGRMIEQLNAGNLDLKEVEVLVLDEADRMLDMGFADDVQRLVDECVNRQQTMLFSATTGGSTLREMVAKVLNNPEHLQVNNVSDLNSTTRQQIITADHNVHKEQILNWLLANETYQKAIVFTNTRAMADRIYGRLVAQEYKAFVLHGEKDQKDRKLAIDRLKQGGVKILVATDVAARGLDVEGLDMVINFDMPRSGDEYVHRIGRTGRAGNDGLAISLICHGDWNLMSSIERYLKQSFERRTIKEVKGTYSGPKKVKASGKAVGVKKKKVDAKGDKKKTGAKSPTKRKIANRPKTDNLSLVSKDGMAPLKRRKPEAPAGE; this is encoded by the coding sequence GTGTTTTCCCAATTCGCCCTGCACGAACGCCTGCTCAAAGCCGTGGCCGAGCTTAAATTTGTCGAGCCTACGCCTGTGCAAGCAGCGGCCATCCCGCTCGCGCTCGAAGGGCGTGACCTGCGGGTGACGGCTCAAACCGGGAGTGGCAAGACTGCCGCTTTCGTCCTGCCGATCCTCAACCGTCTGATCGGCCCGGCCAAGATCCGTGTCAGCATCAAGACCCTGATCCTGCTGCCAACCCGCGAGTTGGCCCAGCAGACCTTGAAGGAAGTGGAACGCTTCTCGCAGTTCACCTTCATCAAGTCCGGCCTGATCACCGGTGGCGAGGATTTCAAGGTGCAGGCCGCGATGCTGCGCAAGGTGCCGGATATCCTGATCGGCACCCCCGGGCGGATGATCGAGCAGTTGAACGCCGGCAACCTGGACCTCAAGGAAGTCGAAGTGCTGGTACTGGACGAAGCCGACCGCATGCTCGACATGGGCTTTGCCGATGACGTGCAGCGCCTGGTGGACGAATGTGTCAACCGCCAGCAGACCATGTTGTTCTCCGCCACCACCGGTGGCTCGACCCTGCGCGAGATGGTCGCCAAGGTCCTGAACAACCCTGAGCACCTGCAGGTCAATAACGTCAGCGACCTGAACTCGACTACCCGTCAGCAGATCATCACCGCTGACCACAATGTGCACAAAGAGCAGATTCTCAACTGGCTGCTGGCCAACGAGACCTATCAGAAGGCCATCGTGTTCACCAACACCCGGGCCATGGCCGACCGTATCTACGGGCGCCTGGTGGCTCAGGAGTACAAGGCGTTTGTCTTGCACGGTGAAAAGGACCAGAAGGACCGCAAGCTGGCCATCGACCGCCTCAAGCAGGGCGGCGTGAAGATCCTGGTCGCCACCGACGTTGCCGCCCGCGGCCTCGACGTGGAAGGCCTGGACATGGTGATCAACTTCGATATGCCGCGCAGCGGTGACGAGTATGTGCACCGTATCGGCCGTACCGGGCGTGCCGGCAACGATGGCCTGGCCATCTCGCTGATCTGCCATGGCGACTGGAACCTGATGTCGAGCATCGAGCGCTACCTCAAGCAGTCGTTCGAGCGCCGTACCATCAAGGAAGTCAAAGGCACCTACAGCGGGCCGAAGAAGGTCAAGGCTTCGGGCAAGGCCGTGGGCGTGAAGAAGAAAAAGGTCGACGCCAAGGGCGACAAGAAGAAAACCGGCGCCAAGTCGCCGACCAAGCGCAAGATCGCCAACCGTCCGAAGACCGACAACCTGTCGTTGGTCAGCAAGGACGGCATGGCCCCCCTCAAGCGCCGCAAGCCAGAAGCACCGGCTGGCGAATAG